The genomic window AATGTATCAAGCACTTTATCGAAAATATAGAAGCCAGACTTTTTCACAACTAGTAGGTCAAGAAGTTGTGGCTAAAACCCTAAAACAAGCAGTCGAGCAGGAAAAGATTAGTCATGCTTATCTTTTCTCGGGTCCTCGTGGGACTGGGAAGACCAGTGTAGCCAAGATTTTTGCCAAGGCTATGAACTGTCCCAACCAAGTGGACGGAGAACCATGTAATAACTGCTATATCTGCCAAGCAGTGACAGAAGGTAGCTTAGAAGATGTTATCGAAATGGATGCGGCTTCGAATAACGGAGTCGATGAAATCCGAGAAATTCGTGATAAATCTACCTACGCTCCTAGCTTAGCACGTTATAAGGTCTATATCATAGACGAGGTTCATATGCTGTCTACAGGAGCTTTTAATGCGCTTTTGAAGACTTTGGAAGAACCAACTCAAAATGTTGTCTTTATCTTGGCGACCACCGAATTGCATAAGATTCCTGCAACCATTTTATCGCGTGTCCAACGTTTTGAGTTTAAATCGATTCGAACGCAAGATATCACGGCACATATACATCATATTTTAGAAAAAGAAAATATCAGTTCTGAACCAGATGCTGTGGAAATCATTGCCAGACGAGCTGAAGGTGGAATGCGGGATGCCTTGTCTATTCTAGACCAAGCCTTGAGTTTGACGCAAGGGAATGCTTTGACAACAGCCATCTCTGAGGAGATTACAGGCACCATTAGTCTATCAGCACTAGATGACTATGTAGCCGCCTTGTCTCAGCAGGATGTTTCAAAAGCGCTTGATTCTTTGAATCTTTTGTTTGAAAATGGCAAAAGCATGACTCGGTTTGTGACGGATCTCTTGCAGTATTTGCGTG from Streptococcus oralis includes these protein-coding regions:
- the dnaX gene encoding DNA polymerase III subunit gamma/tau; its protein translation is MYQALYRKYRSQTFSQLVGQEVVAKTLKQAVEQEKISHAYLFSGPRGTGKTSVAKIFAKAMNCPNQVDGEPCNNCYICQAVTEGSLEDVIEMDAASNNGVDEIREIRDKSTYAPSLARYKVYIIDEVHMLSTGAFNALLKTLEEPTQNVVFILATTELHKIPATILSRVQRFEFKSIRTQDITAHIHHILEKENISSEPDAVEIIARRAEGGMRDALSILDQALSLTQGNALTTAISEEITGTISLSALDDYVAALSQQDVSKALDSLNLLFENGKSMTRFVTDLLQYLRDLLVVQTGGENTHHSPVFMDNLALSQESLFEMIRLATVSLADMKTSLQPKIYAEMMTIRLAEIKPEPVLSEAVESEISALRQEVARLKQELANVGTAPKQVAPVPSRPATSKTVYRVDRNKVQAILQEAVEHPDLARQNLIRLQNAWGEVIESLAGPDKALLVGSQPVAANEHHAILAFESNFNAGQTMKRDNLNTMFGNILSQAAGFSPEILAISMEEWKEVRAVFSARNKSSQADQEIEEGSLIPEGFEFLADKVMVEED